The Streptomyces sp. NBC_01689 genome includes a window with the following:
- a CDS encoding alpha/beta hydrolase, translated as MSDTPPPRNRRPGLSAGARIVALVVLVAFGAVSAWLQHDAPGRSTEPRTELTANNPPAGLPTTLTTGQHLHWSRCTSPSTARTGYDCATMKAPLDYRKPEGRTIDVALIRRKATGPNARRIGSLVLNFGGPGVSGVSGLPDLLNQYEPLLDRYDLVSFDPRGVGATIPVRCGKTVDDTGYDGADACARYSGALLPYIGTSHTARDLDLMRYLLGDERLHYFGVSYGTALGAVYAHLYPSHVGRLVLEASVDPTEDHDEEQMSQVKAVQAAFDRFAAHCAARIRPCPTGDGPKEAARRMARLAGRLAKKPAPAGPGRTLDAHDLAYAVSDHLDLGTDGWAPLAKALTALIDHNDGRPLSEGADDIGSADRSAAPPDNSRAARTAITCADSSLRPGFERLDRDEARVKAASPVFGPAWSSGVYLCYGWPFHGESATLQVNADGAAPVLVVGGTGDPTTPYSGARHMARALGDGVGVLLTAEEEGHGTYPQNRCVTEAVDHYLRTGGTPVPGKVCRGSMS; from the coding sequence ATGAGTGACACACCTCCGCCACGAAACCGCAGACCAGGCCTCTCGGCGGGCGCGCGCATCGTCGCCTTGGTCGTCCTCGTCGCGTTCGGGGCCGTCAGCGCCTGGCTCCAGCACGACGCTCCCGGCCGGAGTACGGAGCCGCGTACGGAGCTCACCGCGAACAACCCGCCCGCCGGTCTGCCCACCACGCTCACCACGGGCCAGCACCTCCACTGGTCCCGCTGCACCTCGCCGTCCACCGCGCGCACGGGCTACGACTGCGCCACCATGAAGGCCCCCCTCGACTACCGCAAGCCGGAGGGCAGGACGATCGATGTCGCCCTGATCCGCCGCAAGGCCACCGGCCCGAACGCCCGGCGCATCGGCTCACTGGTCCTCAACTTCGGCGGCCCCGGCGTGTCCGGCGTGAGCGGACTGCCCGACCTCCTCAACCAGTACGAGCCGCTCCTCGACCGCTACGACCTGGTCTCCTTCGACCCGCGGGGTGTCGGCGCGACCATCCCCGTGCGATGCGGGAAGACCGTGGACGACACCGGTTACGACGGGGCCGACGCCTGCGCCAGGTACTCCGGGGCGCTCCTCCCGTACATCGGCACCTCGCACACCGCGCGCGACCTCGACCTGATGCGCTACCTCCTCGGCGACGAGCGGCTGCACTACTTCGGTGTCTCGTACGGAACGGCGCTCGGCGCGGTCTACGCCCACCTGTACCCGTCGCACGTCGGACGGCTCGTCCTCGAGGCGTCCGTCGATCCGACGGAGGACCACGACGAGGAGCAGATGTCGCAGGTCAAGGCGGTCCAAGCGGCGTTCGACCGGTTCGCCGCGCACTGCGCGGCCCGTATCCGCCCCTGCCCGACCGGCGACGGGCCGAAGGAGGCCGCACGGCGCATGGCACGCCTGGCCGGCCGTCTGGCGAAGAAGCCCGCCCCGGCCGGCCCCGGAAGGACCCTGGACGCTCACGACCTCGCGTACGCCGTCAGTGACCATCTCGACCTGGGCACGGACGGCTGGGCGCCGCTCGCCAAGGCCCTCACCGCGCTGATCGACCACAACGACGGCCGTCCGCTGAGCGAGGGCGCGGACGACATCGGCTCCGCCGACCGCTCGGCGGCCCCGCCCGACAACAGCCGCGCCGCCCGGACCGCGATCACCTGCGCGGACTCCAGTCTGCGCCCCGGTTTCGAACGCCTCGACCGGGACGAGGCCCGCGTCAAGGCCGCCTCGCCCGTCTTCGGCCCGGCCTGGTCCAGCGGCGTCTACCTCTGCTACGGCTGGCCGTTCCACGGCGAGAGCGCCACCCTCCAGGTGAACGCCGACGGCGCGGCCCCCGTCCTCGTGGTCGGCGGCACCGGCGACCCGACCACGCCCTACTCCGGCGCCCGCCACATGGCCCGCGCCC